The Bubalus kerabau isolate K-KA32 ecotype Philippines breed swamp buffalo chromosome 16, PCC_UOA_SB_1v2, whole genome shotgun sequence genome includes a region encoding these proteins:
- the FOXN4 gene encoding forkhead box protein N4: MAVLFSACLFPKEMIESDISSMMSGIIRNSGQNHHPSPQEYRLLATTCDDDLPGDLQSLSWLTAVDVPRLQQMASGRVDLGGPSVPHTHLGALARAADMHVAATPGHLLQGPPGMAPQGVLGLSPLTNHGASQMNQCAVGGQPSSSLQNPPQLYSAASQPQFPLPPGVQQCAPVGLYGSPFGARPPYPQPRMAVHSSQELHPKHYPKPIYSYSCLIAMALKNSKTGSLPVSEIYSFMKEHFPYFKTAPDGWKNSVRHNLSLNKCFEKVENKMSGSSRKGCLWALNLARIDKMEEEMHKWKRKDLAAIHRSMANPEELDKLISDRPESCRRPGKPGEPEAPALTHATTVAMAHSCLGVSQLPPQPLMTLSLQSVPLHHQVQPQAHLAPDSPAPAQTPPLHALPDLSPSPLPHPAMGRVPVDFINISTDMNTEVDALDPSIMDFALQGNLWEEIKDEGFSLDTLGAFGDSPLGCELGASGLTPVSGGSDQSFPDLQVTGLYAAYSTPDSVATSATTSSSQYLGAPGNKPIALL, from the exons ATGgcagttttgttttctgcttgtcTTTTTCCCAAGGAGATGATAGAAAGTGACATATCATCCATGATGTCAGGAATTATTCGAAACTCAGGGCAAAATCACCACCCCTCTCCACAGGAATACAG GCTCCTGGCCACCACCTGCGACGATGACCTTCCCGGGGACCTGCAGTCGCTGTCGTGGCTCACAGCCGTGGATGTGCCGAGGCTGCAGCAGATGGCGAGTGGCCGTGTGGACCTGGGTGGCCCCAGTGTGCCACACACGCACCTAG GTGCCTTGGCCAGGGCGGCTGACATGCATGTGGCAGCCACCCCAGGCCACCTGCTCCAAGGCCCTCCTGGCATGGCCCCCCAAGGCGTGCTGGGTCTGAGTCCCCTGACCAACCACGGAGCCAGC CAAATGAACCAGTGCGCTGTGGGGGGCCAGCCCTCGTCCAGCCTACAGAACCCACCACAGCTGTACTCTGCCGCCTCGCAACCTCAGTTCCCGCTACCCCCAGGTGTCCAGCAG TGCGCTCCTGTGGGCCTGTATGGCTCCCCGTTTGGGGCACGGcctccctacccccagccccGCATGGCTGTGCATTCATCCCAGGAACTGCACCCCAAACACTATCCCAAGCCCATCTATTCCTACAG CTGTCTGATCGCCATGGCCCTGAAGAACAGCAAGACAGGAAGCCTGCCTGTGAGCGAGATCTATAGCTTCATGAAGGAACACTTCCCCTACTTCAAG ACAGCTCCTGACGGCTGGAAGAACTCTGTGCGGCACAACCTGTCCCTGAACAAGTGCTTTGAGAAGGTGGAGAACAAGATGAGCGGCTCCTCGCGCAAGGGATGCCTGTGGGCCCTGAACCTGGCCCGCATCGAcaagatggaggaggagatgCACAAGTGGAAGAGGAAGGACCTGGCTGCCATCCACCGGAGCATGGCCAACCCCG AGGAGCTGGACAAGCTGATCTCGGACCGGCCGGAAAGCTGCCGACGCCCTGGCAAGCCAGGGGAGCCTGAGGCCCCAGCGCTGACCCACGCCACCACAGTGGCCATGGCCCACAGCTGCCTGGGCGTctcccagctcccaccccagCCACTGATGACCCTGTCCCTGCAGTCGGTCCCCTTGCACCACCAGGTACAGCCCCAGGCACATCTGGCCCCAGACTCTCCTGCCCCGGCCCAGACCCCACCTCTGCACGCCCTGccggatctgagccccagccccctcccccaccccgccatgGGAAGGGTGCCTGTGGACTTCATCAACATCAGCACCGACATGAACACCGAGGTGGATGCCCTGGACCCCAGCATCATGGACTTCGCTCTGCAGG GGAACCTCTGGGAGGAGATCAAGGATGAAGGCTTCAGCCTGGACACGCTGGGGGCCTTCGGAGACTCCCCACTGGGCTGTGAGCTGGGGGCCTCGGGCCTGACCCCAGTCTCTGGTGGCAGTGACCAGTCCTTCCCAGACCTTCAGGTGACCGGTCTCTACGCTGCCTACTCGACCCCGGACAGTGTGGCCACGTCAGCCACCACCTCTTCCTCTCAGTACCTGGGCGCCCCAGGGAACAAGCCAATAGCCCTGCTTTGA